TCACCGCCGCGCAGCACGAATGGTCCGCCGACGCCGTGCTGGTGGCGGCCCTGCTCGGGCTGTGGCTCGTCATGGTGAGCAGCTACTCCAACGTCAACGACGTGGAGGGGGACCGGTCCGTCAACCGCCGGACTTTGGCGGCCACCGCCCCGAAACAGGTCTACAAGTCGGCGATGGTCGCCTTCTTCGTCCTGTCAGCGGGGAGCACCTGCCTCCTCGCCGCGACGGAGCGCTGGCCGTGGTGGACCCTGCTGACGCTGCTGCCGGCGCTCGGGCTCCACCTGAGGCAACTGCGCGAAGGCCCGCTGCGGGAGGAGTGGCTGACCGCCCGCAGGCTGGGGCTGTACGCCTTCGACCTCGGCTTCGTCGGACTACTCGTCCCCACGCTGCTCGTCGTCCTCTAGCGGCCGCTCGTCGTCCCCCGGGAAAGGTCCTCCGCCGGGGCGGCGTCACAGGGGCTCAGGGATGACGGAATCGTACTCCTTGCGCAGCGTGTGCAGGACGGGGTGTTCCGGGTCGTACGCGACCCCGTCGATCGAGGCGATGGGGCGGACGCCGACCGCGGCGTTGGTGGCGAAGGCCGCCTCCATCCCGCCGAGGCGTGCGGTGTCGATCACCTCCGCGCGCTGCGCGCCGGTGTGGTGCCGCCGCAGCAGGGCCATGGTGACGCCGGGGAGGACGTTTGCGGTCGGCCACACGAGGCCGGCGCCGTCGAAGAAGCCGACGTTCCACGTCGGGCCCTCCGACACGGCGGACCGGCCTTCGAGGAACAGGGCGTCGTCGAATCCGGCGCACTGGGAGAGCCGCCGCTCGTGCAGCGCGCCGAACAGGCCGGTGTGTTTGACCGTCGGCACCTCCCGGCAGTGCGGCCTGGTGCCCACGCGCAGGGGCGGCGGCTCCACGGCAGCCGGCCGGCATGTCACCAGGAACTGCGGGTGTGCCTCGGCTCCCGGTCGCTCCAGCCGCAGCCCGGGGTCGAGCACGGTCACCCGCACGGTGACCGGGTCCGGGGCGTCGACGAGGGCGTCCCGGACGGCGGCCCGTACACGGTCCGTCTCCAGCCCCGTGCCGAAGACGGCGCGGCAATCACGCCGCAGGCGCTCCAGGTGGAGGGAGAGCCCGCGCACCCGTCCGCTCTCCACGCGCATGGTGGTGAAGTGACCGTAGTTGGTCATAGCCAGCGTCGTGAGCTGGCGTGCCTCGGTTTCCGAGGCCCTACTCGCTTCCATGGAAGTGACCAATCTGCTGGCCGGGGTCGCCTTCCGGACGGTCGGCGTGGGCGTCGACCGTCCGGAAGGCGACCCCGGGCGTGCGAACCGACCTGACCAGCGCTTGCGCCTGGCCGGCGCTGCTGCCTGACTAGCTCTGCCGTCGCTCGGCCATCGCCACGAACTCCTCGATGTCGAACCCCCACGGCCGGGTGTCCCGCAACGGGTGATCTTTCCCCTGCCCACCCGCTTGCGGACGATCGCGGCGGATGCACCGTCACCGTAACGCTGTGGGAGCCCGGCGGGTTGACTCTTCTGCCACACGCCTGCCTTGTTCATGCCCGAGCCGAAACCGAGGTCCTTCGGCAGGTACATCCACTGGATCCCGGTGCGCAGCACGTACAGGATCCCGCACAAGCACCCCCGGTCCGGCAACGGCCCGCGGCCCGGATACCTGAACCTGCGCTCACGCTGCGGCAGCAACGGCTCAACACGATCCCGCAGCTCGTCCGACACGACCCATGGCGATGTCCCCACAGCCGCCTTGGACGCGGCGAGCAGGACGGATCCACCTCATTGTGGTAGCCGCTGTTAGCGCGAGGGCCCTTCGATGCACGCGCCTGATCCTTGCCCCGGCCCACCGCGGAAGCTCGCGCCCGCGGCCTCTCAAAGGCGCGTCGCGGGAGGTGGTGGCCCGGAGACATCCGAGCTGTCTCCGGGCCCCCGTCGTACCGCCCGACAGGGCATTCTCTGCCTCACGTACCTTCTGTGGGCCAGAGTACGTTTGCGGCTGGTGACAGGTACCCGGGCGCCGGCCGCGTGCTGTCGGGGACGACCTCGGGAGGGAGCAGATGGGCAAGGAACCGTTGAGTGAAGACCAGCAGGACGCCATCGTCATGGAGCTGGCGGTGAACGTCGAGACCTTGTCGGAAGAGGAGTTCGAGCACCTCTATCGCCAGCTCGGCAGCGACCACCAGAGTCAGGTGAACGACAACGTCCGTGAGTTCGCGGCCAACGCGATCGGAGACGAGCACTGGGATTCCGACAACTGAGCAGAAGGGAGGGCCGACCCCCTTCCGGACGCAGGCCGATGCCATCCAGGCATGTGTCAGGTACAGCCTGACGGATGCCTGCTGTCCGGCATAGCCTGACAGCAGGCCAACGAGTCCGGGGAACGACCCCGACACCGACCGGTTCGCCTACAGCCGCGCCGCCCTCGCCCGCATCGTCCTGTCCTTCGAGTAGAAGGACC
The Streptomyces sp. CNQ-509 DNA segment above includes these coding regions:
- a CDS encoding aminotransferase class IV, whose translation is MEASRASETEARQLTTLAMTNYGHFTTMRVESGRVRGLSLHLERLRRDCRAVFGTGLETDRVRAAVRDALVDAPDPVTVRVTVLDPGLRLERPGAEAHPQFLVTCRPAAVEPPPLRVGTRPHCREVPTVKHTGLFGALHERRLSQCAGFDDALFLEGRSAVSEGPTWNVGFFDGAGLVWPTANVLPGVTMALLRRHHTGAQRAEVIDTARLGGMEAAFATNAAVGVRPIASIDGVAYDPEHPVLHTLRKEYDSVIPEPL